Genomic DNA from Streptomyces venezuelae:
ACGACAGACCGGGGAGCCACGCATCCGGGTCCGCGCGCAGCGCGTCGACCAGGTCGGCCTCCGCCTCCGTCTCGAAGGCGGCGGCGTTGACGGCGTGCACGGCGGCGACGTCGGCCGCGGTCTCCGGGCGGGTGGGCCAGGAGTCCACGGGCCGCAGCACGTACCCGGTGTAGCCGTACTCGGCGCCGTGCTCGCGTCGCATCGCGAGCTCCTCGCGGGTGGCGGCGAGCGCCTCCGCCATCCCGGGCGCACCCGGGTCCGCCGCGTCCGCGCGGGCGGCCAGCGGACCGTAGTACTCGTCCCAGTCGGACTCGGGCTGCGGGTGCGCGCCGAGCACCGCGTACCCGGCGCGGGTCGCAGCCCGCACGTTCTCCTCGCCGGTGCGCAGCCTGTAGTGCCGCTCCCAGAAGGCGCGGGCGGCGGCGGACGGCTCGGCTGCCGTCCACTCGCACTCGGTGAGGACGAGCGCCCCACCGGGGGCGAGCAGGCGCCGCCAGGAGCGCAGCGCGGTGTCGAAGCCGATGCTGTACGCCGAGCTCTCCGCCCAGACGACGTCGAACGAACCGTCCGCGTAGGGGAGTTCCCCCATGTCGGCATTGACGGGGGTGATCGACCCGCCGAGACCGCGGGCGTCGGCCGCGGCCCGGAGCTCGTCGAGGAACGGCTCGTGGAGGTCGACGGCGGTCACCTCGGCGCCGGCCTCGGCGGCGAGCAGGAGCGCGGAGCGGCCGGGACCGCAGCCCAGGTCGAGGACGCGCGGCCGCTCGGGCAGCGCACCCACGAAGGAGAGCAGCCGCCGTGTGGTGTCATCGGAGCCGGGACCCTGCCGCGGAAGCCCGTGGTGCAGGGCGAAGAAGGCACGGGAAAGGGAAGTGTTGTCGGTCAACGTGGAAATCCTTGAGTGAAGGACCCGCGGACCGCGCGCACGGGATACGTACGAAAAGTACGAGTGCCGTACGGCAGGTCAGACGCGCGCCCGGAGAGTGGGGATGCACGTGTCGCCGCGCGGAGCAGCGCAGACCACGACAGTCATCGACCCACCTCCCAGGACTCAAGAACTCTGGCCACCATAGCACCCTGCGTGACGGACCGCGGGGGTGCGGCGCGTCAGTGGCAGAGCTTCGCCTCGTGCTCCGCGTGGCCGCTCGGCTCCAGCTGGAATGTGCAGTGCTCGACGTCGAAGTGGTCGCCCAGGCAGCCCTGGAGCTCGTGCAGCATCTTCTCGTGGCCGATCGCGTCGAGGGCCCAGGAGCTCACGACGACATGCGCGGAGAGAACCGGCATGCCCGACGTGATCGTCCAGGCGTGCAGGTCGTGGACCTCCTCGACGCCCGGCAGGTCGAGTATGTGCGCCCGCACCTCCGCCATGTCGACGCCCTTGGGTGCCGACTCCAGGAGCACGTTCAGGGTCTCCTTGAGGAGCTTGACCGTGCGCGGGACGATCATGACGCCGATGACGAGCGAGGCGATCGGGTCGGCGGCCTGCCAGCCGGTCAGCATGATCAGGACCGAGGCGACGATGACCGTCAGCGACCCGAGGGTGTCCGCGACGACCTCCAGGAAGGCGCCGCGGACGTTGAGGCTCTCCTTCTGCCCGCGCACGAGCAGCGAGAGCGAGATCATGTTCGCGACGAGCCCGAAGACGCCGAACCAGAGGGCGAGACCCCCCTGGGTCTCGGCGGGGGTGACGAACCGCTGGACCGCCTCGTACAACACGTACCCGCCGACGCCCAGGAGCAGCAGACAGTTGGCGAGCGCCGCGAGTATCTCGGCGCGGGCGTAGCCGAAGGTGCGGTTCTCGGTCGGCGGCCTGTTCGCGAAGTGGATCGCGAACAGGGCCATGCCGAGGCCGAGCGCGTCCGTCGCCATGTGCGTCGCGTCCGCGATGAGCGCGAGCGAGTCCGCCATGAGCCCGCCCACGATCTGGGCCAGCATGACCGTGATCGTGATGGTGAGAGCGATGCGGAGCCGCCCCTTGTGGGCGTTGGCCGCCGTCCCCGTCGCAGGGGCCCCGTGCAGGTGTCCGTGATCGTGCCCAGCCCCCATGGAGCCGCCCTCCCGCATGCGTCGTCGGTGTGCTGTCCGCTGGTCGCGGGACCACAGTGAACTACGGGTGGGGGGTACCTGGCAACGCGGTACTGAACACCGTTATCACTGCGCTGACCTGCGAAAATGGCAACGGTTGCCGACTGGGGGAGTGGGTGCAGGTCAGAGCGCGGGAACGATCATCCGCGGCGCGCCTCCGGGTGATGCAGACACCATCCCGCCCACGCCGACTCGACCATCTCGCGCACCCCGAGCCGGGCCCTCCAGCCGAGCTCCGCCGCCGCGAGACGCGCGTCGGCCACGGCACGCGGCGAGTCGCCCGCGCGGGCCGGCTCGACGAGCGCGGGACGCGGGTCACCGCTCACCTCACCGATGACGGTGATCAGTTCGCGCACGGAAACACCCTCCCCCCGGCCGATGTTCACCGTCAGATCGCCCGCGGCGCCCTCCGCGAGCCTGCGTGCCGCCGCCAGGTGGGCCTCGGCGAGGTCGGAGACGTGGACGTAGTCACGGATGCAGGTGCCGTCCGGCGTCGGGTGCGTGTCGCCGAAGATGCGCGGCGACTCGTCGCGGCGCAGCCGGTCGAAGACCATCGGGATCACGTTGAAGACCCCGGTGTCCGCGAGCTCG
This window encodes:
- a CDS encoding bifunctional class I SAM-dependent methyltransferase/N-acetyltransferase; translated protein: MTDNTSLSRAFFALHHGLPRQGPGSDDTTRRLLSFVGALPERPRVLDLGCGPGRSALLLAAEAGAEVTAVDLHEPFLDELRAAADARGLGGSITPVNADMGELPYADGSFDVVWAESSAYSIGFDTALRSWRRLLAPGGALVLTECEWTAAEPSAAARAFWERHYRLRTGEENVRAATRAGYAVLGAHPQPESDWDEYYGPLAARADAADPGAPGMAEALAATREELAMRREHGAEYGYTGYVLRPVDSWPTRPETAADVAAVHAVNAAAFETEAEADLVDALRADPDAWLPGLSYVAEAPDGSVAAYALITRCRVDGAPALALAPVATLPEHQGTGAGTAVVRAVLDAARARGERIVLVLGHPSYYPRFGFKPASGYGIRPGFEVPDEAMMALVLHGSDDSAQLPRGTITYPAAFGV
- a CDS encoding cation diffusion facilitator family transporter — protein: MGAGHDHGHLHGAPATGTAANAHKGRLRIALTITITVMLAQIVGGLMADSLALIADATHMATDALGLGMALFAIHFANRPPTENRTFGYARAEILAALANCLLLLGVGGYVLYEAVQRFVTPAETQGGLALWFGVFGLVANMISLSLLVRGQKESLNVRGAFLEVVADTLGSLTVIVASVLIMLTGWQAADPIASLVIGVMIVPRTVKLLKETLNVLLESAPKGVDMAEVRAHILDLPGVEEVHDLHAWTITSGMPVLSAHVVVSSWALDAIGHEKMLHELQGCLGDHFDVEHCTFQLEPSGHAEHEAKLCH